The Zobellia alginiliquefaciens genome contains a region encoding:
- a CDS encoding competence/damage-inducible protein A: MLAEIITIGDEILIGQIVDTNSVFISKELNKIGVSVYQITSIQDDKEHILQALEDAKKRVQVVIITGGLGPTKDDITKHTLCEFFNDTLVEDTGVLEHVEELFKKYITTTPISDINRKQALVPSKATVLHNAFGTAPGMWIQEDGVAFVSLPGVPYEMQNLITDKVIPKIISEFKRPFILHKTVVTYGLGESAIADKIEDWENNLPPYIRLAYLPNLGKVRLRLTAKGVDKQEIEGAVDAEIQKLYPLIGDIMYGTEDEETLEQVVAKLCLKKGLTLATAESFTGGKIAEHLTALPGASAYFKGSVVSYATEAKINVLKVSSDVVDAYSVVSAEVAKEMAENVRKLFKTDYAISTTGNAGPTKGDSDAEIGTAFIAIASPEGVYAQKFNMGNHRERIVEKSVNKAFELLQKEISKI; the protein is encoded by the coding sequence ATGCTTGCCGAAATAATTACTATTGGAGATGAGATTTTAATCGGGCAGATTGTTGATACCAATTCCGTTTTTATATCCAAAGAACTTAATAAAATTGGAGTTTCTGTATACCAGATAACCTCCATTCAAGATGATAAAGAACATATACTCCAGGCGTTGGAAGACGCTAAAAAGAGAGTTCAGGTGGTTATCATAACCGGAGGCCTTGGTCCAACAAAAGACGATATTACAAAACATACATTGTGCGAGTTTTTTAACGATACTTTGGTAGAGGATACAGGTGTTTTAGAGCATGTAGAGGAACTATTTAAAAAATATATTACTACCACTCCAATATCGGATATCAATAGAAAACAAGCTTTGGTTCCTTCTAAGGCTACAGTTTTGCATAATGCCTTTGGTACTGCGCCCGGCATGTGGATACAGGAAGATGGAGTTGCATTTGTTTCATTACCTGGTGTGCCTTATGAAATGCAGAATTTGATAACGGATAAGGTAATCCCTAAAATTATTTCGGAGTTTAAACGTCCTTTTATTTTGCACAAAACGGTCGTTACCTATGGTTTAGGTGAAAGTGCTATTGCCGATAAAATTGAAGATTGGGAGAATAATTTACCCCCTTACATTAGATTGGCATATTTACCCAATTTAGGCAAGGTAAGGTTGAGGTTGACTGCCAAAGGTGTCGATAAACAAGAAATAGAAGGGGCCGTAGATGCGGAAATTCAAAAGTTATATCCGCTGATCGGTGATATCATGTACGGTACCGAAGACGAAGAAACACTAGAGCAGGTGGTTGCTAAACTCTGTTTGAAAAAGGGATTGACATTGGCAACTGCAGAAAGTTTTACGGGAGGAAAGATTGCGGAGCATTTAACCGCTTTGCCGGGTGCTTCCGCGTATTTTAAAGGTAGTGTGGTAAGTTATGCAACGGAAGCAAAGATAAATGTGCTTAAGGTCTCCAGTGATGTTGTGGACGCCTATTCAGTAGTAAGTGCGGAGGTAGCCAAGGAGATGGCGGAAAATGTAAGGAAACTTTTCAAAACGGATTATGCCATATCCACTACGGGAAATGCAGGACCTACAAAGGGGGACTCGGATGCAGAGATTGGAACGGCCTTCATAGCAATTGCTTCTCCGGAAGGTGTATACGCACAAAAATTCAATATGGGCAACCATAGAGAGCGTATTGTAGAGAAGTCGGTAAACAAGGCTTTTGAGCTGTTGCAAAAAGAAATTTCAAAAATCTGA
- the rimO gene encoding 30S ribosomal protein S12 methylthiotransferase RimO has protein sequence MRTKSQKQNKINVVTLGCSKNVYDSEVLMGQLRANEKEVVHEEEGNVVVINTCGFIANAKEESVNTILEYVQKKEAGHVDKVFVTGCLSERYKPDLQKEIPNVDEYFGTSELPNLLKALGADYKHELIGERLTTTPKNYAYLKIAEGCDRPCSFCAIPIMRGKHRSTPIEDLVVEAEKLASKGVKELILIAQDLTYYGLDLYKKRNLAELLRALVKVEGIEWIRLHYAFPTGFPLDVLDVMKEELKVCNYLDIPLQHISDAILKSMRRGTTQAKTTKLLKEFRAAVPEMTIRTTLIVGYPGETEEDFQTLKKWVADMRFERLGCFTYSHEENTHAYTLEDDVPEDVKQERANEIMELQSQISWELNQEKIGQTFRCIIDRKEGNYFVGRTEFDSPDVDNEVLIDAAKYYLKQGEFANIKITEAADFDLYGEPA, from the coding sequence ATGAGAACAAAATCGCAGAAGCAGAATAAGATTAATGTAGTTACTTTGGGATGCTCGAAAAACGTGTATGATTCCGAGGTGCTTATGGGGCAGTTGCGTGCCAATGAGAAAGAAGTGGTACATGAAGAGGAAGGCAATGTTGTTGTAATCAATACCTGCGGATTTATCGCGAACGCAAAAGAAGAAAGTGTCAATACCATTTTGGAATATGTTCAGAAAAAGGAAGCGGGTCATGTAGATAAAGTATTCGTAACCGGATGTCTTAGTGAGCGTTATAAGCCAGATTTGCAAAAGGAAATTCCAAATGTAGACGAGTATTTCGGAACTAGTGAATTACCTAATTTATTGAAGGCTCTTGGTGCAGATTACAAGCATGAGCTCATAGGAGAACGTTTAACTACTACACCTAAAAACTATGCGTATTTAAAGATTGCGGAAGGATGTGATAGACCTTGTTCTTTCTGTGCAATACCTATCATGAGAGGTAAACACCGAAGCACGCCTATTGAAGATTTAGTTGTTGAAGCAGAGAAATTAGCTTCAAAAGGGGTTAAAGAGCTTATTCTTATCGCACAAGATCTTACGTATTATGGTCTTGACCTTTATAAAAAACGAAATTTGGCGGAACTACTTCGGGCTTTGGTGAAAGTTGAGGGTATCGAGTGGATACGGTTGCATTATGCCTTTCCAACAGGTTTTCCATTGGATGTGCTTGATGTAATGAAAGAAGAGCTAAAGGTTTGTAACTATTTGGATATTCCGCTACAACATATTTCAGATGCTATTCTAAAAAGTATGCGTCGTGGAACTACACAGGCTAAAACGACAAAATTGTTGAAGGAGTTTAGGGCGGCTGTTCCAGAAATGACCATTCGTACTACTCTAATCGTGGGATATCCGGGAGAGACTGAAGAAGATTTTCAGACCTTAAAAAAATGGGTGGCAGATATGCGTTTTGAACGTTTAGGTTGCTTTACCTATAGTCATGAAGAAAACACCCATGCTTACACCTTGGAAGATGATGTGCCAGAGGATGTGAAACAGGAAAGGGCGAATGAAATAATGGAGTTACAATCTCAGATTTCATGGGAGCTGAATCAGGAAAAAATAGGACAGACTTTCCGTTGTATCATAGACCGTAAAGAAGGAAATTATTTTGTAGGCCGTACTGAATTTGATTCTCCGGATGTAGATAATGAAGTCCTTATTGATGCCGCAAAGTATTATTTGAAACAAGGTGAATTTGCAAATATAAAAATTACAGAAGCAGCGGATTTTGATTTGTACGGGGAACCTGCATAA
- the rpmB gene encoding 50S ribosomal protein L28, with product MSKVCEITGKRAMFGNNVSFSINKTKRRFNVNLSKKRFYLPEEDRWVTLKVSAKALKIINKKGISAVLKDAKAEGLVK from the coding sequence ATGTCAAAAGTTTGTGAAATTACGGGAAAGAGAGCGATGTTCGGTAACAACGTATCGTTTTCTATTAATAAGACCAAAAGAAGGTTCAATGTTAATCTTTCTAAGAAACGTTTTTATCTTCCCGAAGAAGACCGTTGGGTAACCTTAAAGGTTTCTGCGAAGGCGTTGAAAATTATCAACAAAAAGGGTATTTCTGCTGTGTTGAAAGACGCAAAGGCAGAAGGATTGGTAAAATAA
- the ftsY gene encoding signal recognition particle-docking protein FtsY yields the protein MSLFKNIFSSKKKESLDKGLEKSKTSFFSKLGKAVAGKSKVDDDVLDNLEEVLVSSDVGVTTTLKIIERIEARVSKDKYMGTDELNAILRDEISGLLSETNLGNQTEFSIPKDKKPYVIMVVGVNGVGKTTTIGKLAYQFKKQGLKVVLGAADTFRAAAIDQLQVWADRVDVPIVKQNMGSDPASVAFDTLSSAVKQDADVVIIDTAGRLHNKVNLMNELTKVKRVMQKVVENTPHDVMLVLDGSTGQNAFEQAKQFTKATEVTSLAVTKLDGTAKGGVVIGISDQFQIPVKYIGVGEGIEDLQVFNKHEFVDSFFNV from the coding sequence ATGAGTTTATTCAAGAATATATTTTCATCAAAGAAAAAAGAAAGCCTTGATAAGGGCTTGGAGAAATCTAAAACTTCTTTTTTTTCTAAGCTGGGCAAAGCTGTTGCGGGTAAGTCTAAAGTAGATGATGATGTATTGGATAACCTTGAAGAAGTTCTTGTTTCTTCGGATGTTGGTGTAACCACGACCTTAAAAATAATTGAGCGAATAGAAGCTCGTGTTTCTAAGGATAAGTATATGGGTACCGATGAACTCAATGCTATTCTTCGTGACGAAATCTCCGGACTGCTTTCTGAGACCAACTTAGGTAACCAAACGGAATTTTCTATACCTAAAGATAAAAAACCGTATGTTATTATGGTAGTTGGTGTGAATGGGGTAGGTAAGACTACGACCATTGGTAAGCTTGCCTATCAATTTAAAAAACAAGGTTTAAAAGTAGTTCTAGGCGCAGCAGATACTTTTAGAGCTGCCGCTATAGACCAATTGCAGGTGTGGGCAGACCGGGTAGATGTGCCTATTGTAAAACAGAATATGGGTAGTGACCCAGCATCGGTGGCTTTTGATACGTTAAGTTCAGCGGTAAAACAGGATGCAGATGTTGTTATTATAGATACTGCTGGACGCCTTCACAATAAAGTCAACCTAATGAACGAGTTGACCAAGGTAAAACGTGTAATGCAAAAAGTAGTAGAAAATACACCGCATGATGTTATGTTGGTACTAGACGGTTCTACTGGGCAGAATGCTTTTGAGCAGGCCAAACAATTTACCAAAGCAACAGAGGTAACTTCATTGGCAGTGACCAAATTAGATGGTACGGCAAAAGGTGGAGTTGTTATTGGTATATCAGATCAGTTTCAAATTCCTGTTAAGTATATTGGGGTAGGAGAGGGAATTGAAGACCTTCAGGTGTTCAATAAACATGAGTTTGTAGACTCGTTTTTTAATGTTTAA
- a CDS encoding DUF4295 domain-containing protein has product MAKKTVASLQTSSKRLTKAIKMVKSAKSGSYTFVESVMAPEAVNEWLSKK; this is encoded by the coding sequence ATGGCAAAGAAGACGGTAGCAAGTTTACAGACAAGTTCAAAAAGATTGACAAAAGCCATTAAAATGGTAAAGTCGGCAAAAAGTGGTTCATACACTTTTGTTGAGTCAGTTATGGCCCCAGAAGCGGTTAATGAATGGTTGTCTAAAAAGTAA
- the rpmG gene encoding 50S ribosomal protein L33 — translation MAKKGNRIQVILECTEHKESGQPGTSRYITTKNKKNTPERMEIKKFNPILKRMTIHKEIK, via the coding sequence ATGGCAAAGAAAGGAAATAGAATACAAGTAATATTGGAATGTACCGAGCATAAAGAATCGGGGCAGCCAGGTACTTCACGGTACATTACTACCAAGAACAAAAAGAACACTCCCGAAAGAATGGAGATTAAAAAGTTCAATCCTATTTTAAAGAGGATGACAATCCATAAGGAGATTAAATAA
- a CDS encoding serine hydrolase domain-containing protein: MKNHISHLFAIILTVLTSCSKNNAEVGPEYDNDPMELYFPEIGTTPWETISPEQLNWNEGNLPDLYDYLEAKNSKGFIILKNGRIVVEKYFNGHSQNNNWTWYSAGKTLVSSTVGIAQEEGLLSITNKSSDYLGNNWSSLTTEKQDLITVKDHLSMSTGLKDYIGQTLKWICTAPLCFEYEADAGSRWAYHQGAFTALKDIVTSATETNFNEYFYAKIRDKIGMNGFWHEETLLTLYTSDTRSMARWGLLIQNEGVWDTETIISKDYFHAMTNTSQEINKSYGYLWWLNGKESYIGTTSQTVIQGSLIPSAPADMFAALGADDQKIYVVPSQDLVVVRCGDSAEEMQLGLSSFDNELWKKINAVIE, from the coding sequence ATGAAAAACCATATTTCTCACCTATTCGCTATAATCCTTACCGTTCTTACAAGTTGCTCAAAAAACAATGCCGAAGTTGGGCCTGAATATGATAACGACCCCATGGAATTGTATTTCCCCGAAATAGGGACTACCCCTTGGGAAACCATAAGTCCCGAACAACTCAATTGGAACGAAGGAAATTTACCTGATTTATACGACTACCTAGAAGCCAAAAATTCCAAAGGGTTCATCATTCTTAAAAATGGACGGATTGTAGTTGAAAAGTATTTTAACGGTCATTCCCAAAATAACAATTGGACCTGGTATTCTGCTGGAAAAACTTTAGTTTCCAGCACTGTAGGTATCGCGCAGGAAGAAGGGTTATTATCCATCACCAATAAATCATCTGATTATTTAGGTAATAATTGGTCATCATTGACCACAGAAAAACAAGATCTAATAACGGTTAAGGACCATCTTAGTATGAGTACGGGCTTGAAAGATTATATTGGACAGACCCTAAAATGGATTTGTACCGCTCCCCTGTGTTTTGAGTATGAAGCCGATGCTGGTTCTAGGTGGGCCTACCACCAAGGTGCTTTTACCGCGTTAAAAGATATAGTAACCTCCGCCACAGAAACCAACTTTAATGAATATTTCTATGCCAAAATCAGGGATAAAATAGGCATGAACGGTTTTTGGCATGAAGAAACATTGCTAACCTTATACACTAGCGATACCAGGAGCATGGCACGTTGGGGCTTATTGATTCAAAACGAAGGAGTTTGGGATACGGAAACTATTATTAGCAAAGATTATTTTCATGCAATGACCAATACTTCTCAAGAAATTAATAAATCCTACGGATATTTATGGTGGTTAAACGGTAAAGAAAGTTACATTGGAACTACCTCACAAACTGTAATTCAAGGTTCTTTGATACCGAGCGCTCCTGCAGATATGTTCGCTGCCTTAGGAGCAGATGACCAAAAAATATATGTTGTACCTAGCCAAGATTTAGTCGTAGTACGTTGTGGAGATAGCGCCGAGGAAATGCAACTAGGTCTTTCTAGTTTTGACAATGAATTATGGAAAAAAATAAATGCGGTAATAGAGTAA